A part of Aegilops tauschii subsp. strangulata cultivar AL8/78 chromosome 2, Aet v6.0, whole genome shotgun sequence genomic DNA contains:
- the LOC109763539 gene encoding copper-transporting ATPase HMA5 isoform X2 translates to MAAGTTRALFLACFRGGEGSGGRLALRPRYAPVPRRTKAAAVAGDLEAAAGAAEEEEEKVAVFAVTGMTCAACAGSVEKAVKRLPGVHDAAVDVLGCRAQVAFYPAFVSEEKIRETIEDVGFGAKLIDEELKEKSILVCRLHIKGMTCTSCANTVESALQAVPGVQRASVALAIEEAEIRYNRRVVAAIQLVNAVEESGFEAILVTAGEDRSRIDLKVDGILNERSVMIVKSSVQALPGVEDIKIDTELQKITISYKPDQTGPRDLIEVIESAGSGHIAVSIYPEADGREQHRNGEITQYRQSFLWSLLFTIPVFLTSMVFMYIPGLKEGLDKKVVNMMSIGELLRWILSTPVQFVIGRKFYTGAYKAMCHGSPNMDVLIALGTNTAYFYSVYSVLRAATSENYMSTDFFETSSMLISFILLGKYLEILAKGKTSEAIAKLMDLAPETATVLMYDKEGNVVSEKEIDSRLIQKNDVIKVIPGGKVASDGFVIWGQSHVNESMITGESRPVAKRKGDTVIGGTVNENGVLHVRATFVGSESALAQIVRLVESAQMAKAPVQKFADQISKVFVPLVILLSFLTWLTWFLAGRFHGYPSSWIPSSMDSFQLALQFGISVMVIACPCALGLATPTAVMVATGVGASQGVLIKGGQALESAQKVDCIVFDKTGTLTIGKPIVVNTRLFKNMVLREFYDYVAAAEVNSEHPLAKAIVEHAKNFHSEETHIWPEARDFISVTGHGVKAKISDKSVIVGNKSFMLSLDIDVPVEASEILMEEEEKAHTGIIVAMDQEIVGIISVSDPIKPNAHEVISYLKSMKVECIMVTGDNWGTAKAIGKEVGIENIIAEAKPEQKAEKVKELQLSGKTVAMVGDGINDSPALVAANVGMAIGAGTDVAIEAADIVLMKSNLEDVITAIDLSRKAFFRIRMNYVWALGYNIIGIPIAAGVLFPSTRFRLPPWVAGAAMAASSVSVVCWSLLLRYYKRPLITQKRQT, encoded by the exons ATGGCGGCGGGCACTACTCGAGCCCTCTTCCTCGCCTGCTTCCGCGGCGGCGAGGGGAGCGGCGGCCGCCTCGCGCTGCGGCCGCGGTACGCGCCCGTGCCGCGGCGCACCAAGGCGGccgcggtcgccggcgatctggaggccgcggcgggggcggccgaggaggaggaggagaaggtggCGGTGTTCGCGGTGACCGGCATGACGTGCGCCGCGTGCGCGGGGTCGGTGGAGAAGGCCGTCAAGCGGCTCCCCGGCGTCCACGACGCCGCAGTCGACGTCCTCGGCTGCCGCGCGCAGGTCGCCTTCTACCCGGCATTCGTCTCG GAGGAAAAAATTAGGGAAACAATTGAAGATGTTGGTTTCGGAGCTAAACTGATCGACGAGGAGCTTAAGGAAAAGAGCATTCTAGTATGCAGGCTGCACATAAAAGGAATGACCTGCACGTCTTGTGCAAATACAGTTGAATCCGCCTTGCAAGCTGTTCCAGGGGTTCAGAGAGCTTCCGTTGCACTGGCTATTGAAGAGGCGGAAATCCGTTATAATCGGAGGGTTGTTGCTGCTATCCAACTAGTCAATGCAGTTGAAGAATCTGGCTTTGAAGCAATACTGGTCACCGCAGGAGAAGATCGGAGCAGGATAGACCTCAAAGTTGATGGCATTCTCAATGAGAGATCAGTAATGATAGTGAAAAGTTCTGTCCAAGCTCTTCCTGGTGTGGAAGACATAAAAATTGATACCGAGCTCCAAAAGATAACCATCTCTTACAAGCCTGACCAAACAGGTCCACGAGACCTCATCGAAGTCATTGAGTCAGCTGGATCTGGTCATATTGCTGTATCAATATATCCGGAAGCCGATGGAAGAGAGCAGCATAGAAATGGGGAGATAACGCAGTACAGGCAGTCCTTTTTGTGGAGCTTGCTTTTCACAATTCCAGTGTTCCTAACCTCCATGGTGTTCATGTACATCCCAGGGCTGAAGGAGGGGCTGGACAAAAAGGTTGTCAACATGATGAGCATTGGTGAACTATTGCGGTGGATTTTGTCAACACCTGTCCAGTTTGTAATTGGCCGCAAATTTTACACTGGTGCTTACAAGGCAATGTGTCATGGCTCACCGAACATGGATGTGCTCATTGCTCTGGGGACCAACACAGCGTACTTCTACTCAGTTTACTCGGTTCTCCGAGCTGCCACTTCTGAGAATTATATGTCAACTGATTTTTTTGAGACAAGTTCCATGCTCATATCATTTATCCTTCTTGGAAAATACCTCGAGATCTTGGCAAAAGGAAAGACCTCTGAGGCTATTGCCAAGCTGATGGATCTTGCACCAGAAACTGCAACTGTGCTGATGTACGACAAGGAAGGGAATGTTGTAAGTGAGAAAGAGATCGACAGTCGGTTGATTCAGAAAAATGATGTGATCAAAGTCATACCTGGTGGGAAAGTTGCTTCCGATGGCTTTGTTATTTGGGGCCAGAGCCATGTGAATGAAAGCATGATCACCGGAGAATCACGGCCCGTGGCAAAGAGGAAGGGCGACACTGTGATTGGAGGGACGGTGAACGAGAATGGCGTGCTCCATGTCAGGGCGACATTTGTTGGATCAGAGAGCGCCCTGGCACAGATTGTAAGGCTAGTAGAGTCAGCCCAAATGGCAAAAGCTCCTGTGCAGAAGTTTGCTGATCAGATATCTAAAGTCTTTGTCCCCCTG GTCatccttctttcttttcttacTTGGCTTACATGGTTCTTAGCTGGGAGGTTTCATGGCTACCCTAGCTCGTGGATACCATCTTCCATGGATAGCTTTCAGCTAGCTCTTCAGTTCGGGATATCGGTTATGGTGATCGCCTGCCCTTGCGCACTGGGACTTGCAACTCCAACTGCTGTGATGGTTGCGACTGGAGTCGGTGCCTCGCAAGGTGTTCTGATCAAGGGCGGGCAAGCTCTGGAGAGTGCGCAGAAG GTGGACTGCATTGTTTTCGACAAGACAGGAACACTGACCATTGGGAAGCCTATTGTCGTCAATACCAGGCTCTTTAAAAACATGGTCCTACGTGAATTCTATGACTATGTTGCAGCAGCAGAG GTCAACAGTGAGCATCCGCTGGCGAAAGCGATAGTGGAGCACGCCAAGAACTTTCACTCGGAAGAAACCCATATCTGGCCGGAAGCAAGGGATTTCATTTCAGTCACCGGACACGGTGTCAAGGCAAAGATCAGTGACAAGAGCGTCATTGTGGGCAACAAGAGCTTTATGCTGTCATTAGACATTGATGTCCCTGTGGAAGCTTCAGAAATCCTCATGGAAGAGGAAGAGAAGGCACACACAGGGATCATCGTGGCCATGGATCAAGAAATTGTCGGCATAATCTCTGTGTCTGATCCGATAAAACCGAACGCTCATGAAGTGATATCATACCTCAAGTCAATGAAGGTGGAGTGCATAATGGTGACCGGGGACAACTGGGGAACCGCCAAGGCCATCGGCAAAGAGGTTggcatcgaaaacatcatagccGAAGCAAAGCCAGAGCAGAAGGCTGAGAAGGTGAAGGAGCTTCAG CTGTCTGGAAAAACCGTGGCAATGGTTGGCGATGGGATCAACGACTCCCCGGCGCTGGTGGCGGCCAACGTCGGGATGGCCATCGGCGCGGGCACCGACGTGGCCATCGAGGCGGCGGACATCGTGCTCATGAAGAGCAACCTGGAGGACGTGATCACGGCCATCGACCTGTCCAGGAAGGCCTTCTTCCGCATACGGATGAACTACGTCTGGGCCCTCGGCTACAACATCATCGGCATACCGATCGCCGCGGGGGTGCTGTTCCCGTCCACCCGGTTCCGGCTGCCGCCGTGGGTCGCCGGCGCCGCCATGGCCGCGTCCTCCGTCAGCGTCGTCTGCTGGTCCCTGCTGCTGAGGTACTACAAGAGGCCGTTGATCACACAGAAGCGGCAGACATAG
- the LOC109763539 gene encoding copper-transporting ATPase HMA5 isoform X1: MAAATRSLFLTCFHSSGSDESGHLTLRPRYPSMPRQPRAAAVAGEGGGGEGGSAAVDLEAAEEEEEEEKVVVFAVSGMTCAACAGSVEKAVKRLPGIHEAAVDVLGGRVQVAFYTALVSEEKIRETIEDVGFGAKLIDEELKEKSILVCRLHIKGMTCTSCANTVESALQAVPGVQRASVALAIEEAEIRYNRRVVAAIQLVNAVEESGFEAILVTAGEDRSRIDLKVDGILNERSVMIVKSSVQALPGVEDIKIDTELQKITISYKPDQTGPRDLIEVIESAGSGHIAVSIYPEADGREQHRNGEITQYRQSFLWSLLFTIPVFLTSMVFMYIPGLKEGLDKKVVNMMSIGELLRWILSTPVQFVIGRKFYTGAYKAMCHGSPNMDVLIALGTNTAYFYSVYSVLRAATSENYMSTDFFETSSMLISFILLGKYLEILAKGKTSEAIAKLMDLAPETATVLMYDKEGNVVSEKEIDSRLIQKNDVIKVIPGGKVASDGFVIWGQSHVNESMITGESRPVAKRKGDTVIGGTVNENGVLHVRATFVGSESALAQIVRLVESAQMAKAPVQKFADQISKVFVPLVILLSFLTWLTWFLAGRFHGYPSSWIPSSMDSFQLALQFGISVMVIACPCALGLATPTAVMVATGVGASQGVLIKGGQALESAQKVDCIVFDKTGTLTIGKPIVVNTRLFKNMVLREFYDYVAAAEVNSEHPLAKAIVEHAKNFHSEETHIWPEARDFISVTGHGVKAKISDKSVIVGNKSFMLSLDIDVPVEASEILMEEEEKAHTGIIVAMDQEIVGIISVSDPIKPNAHEVISYLKSMKVECIMVTGDNWGTAKAIGKEVGIENIIAEAKPEQKAEKVKELQLSGKTVAMVGDGINDSPALVAANVGMAIGAGTDVAIEAADIVLMKSNLEDVITAIDLSRKAFFRIRMNYVWALGYNIIGIPIAAGVLFPSTRFRLPPWVAGAAMAASSVSVVCWSLLLRYYKRPLITQKRQT; encoded by the exons ATGGCGGCGGCCACTCGGTCCCTCTTCCTCACATGCTTCCACAGCAGCGGCTCCGATGAGAGCGGCCACCTCACGCTGCGGCCGCGGTACCCGTCCATGCCGCGGCAACCGAGGGCCGCCGCGGTCGCCGGCGAGGGCGGTGGAGGAGAAGGCGGGTCAGCCGCTGTCGATCtggaggcagcggaggaggaggaggaagaggagaaggtGGTGGTGTTCGCGGTGTCCGGGATGACGTGCGCCGCGTGCGCCGGCTCGGTTGAGAAGGCCGTCAAGCGGCTCCCCGGCATCCACGAGGCCGCCGTCGACGTCCTCGGCGGCCGCGTGCAGGTCGCCTTCTACACGGCACTCGTCTCG GAGGAAAAAATTAGGGAAACAATTGAAGATGTTGGTTTCGGAGCTAAACTGATCGACGAGGAGCTTAAGGAAAAGAGCATTCTAGTATGCAGGCTGCACATAAAAGGAATGACCTGCACGTCTTGTGCAAATACAGTTGAATCCGCCTTGCAAGCTGTTCCAGGGGTTCAGAGAGCTTCCGTTGCACTGGCTATTGAAGAGGCGGAAATCCGTTATAATCGGAGGGTTGTTGCTGCTATCCAACTAGTCAATGCAGTTGAAGAATCTGGCTTTGAAGCAATACTGGTCACCGCAGGAGAAGATCGGAGCAGGATAGACCTCAAAGTTGATGGCATTCTCAATGAGAGATCAGTAATGATAGTGAAAAGTTCTGTCCAAGCTCTTCCTGGTGTGGAAGACATAAAAATTGATACCGAGCTCCAAAAGATAACCATCTCTTACAAGCCTGACCAAACAGGTCCACGAGACCTCATCGAAGTCATTGAGTCAGCTGGATCTGGTCATATTGCTGTATCAATATATCCGGAAGCCGATGGAAGAGAGCAGCATAGAAATGGGGAGATAACGCAGTACAGGCAGTCCTTTTTGTGGAGCTTGCTTTTCACAATTCCAGTGTTCCTAACCTCCATGGTGTTCATGTACATCCCAGGGCTGAAGGAGGGGCTGGACAAAAAGGTTGTCAACATGATGAGCATTGGTGAACTATTGCGGTGGATTTTGTCAACACCTGTCCAGTTTGTAATTGGCCGCAAATTTTACACTGGTGCTTACAAGGCAATGTGTCATGGCTCACCGAACATGGATGTGCTCATTGCTCTGGGGACCAACACAGCGTACTTCTACTCAGTTTACTCGGTTCTCCGAGCTGCCACTTCTGAGAATTATATGTCAACTGATTTTTTTGAGACAAGTTCCATGCTCATATCATTTATCCTTCTTGGAAAATACCTCGAGATCTTGGCAAAAGGAAAGACCTCTGAGGCTATTGCCAAGCTGATGGATCTTGCACCAGAAACTGCAACTGTGCTGATGTACGACAAGGAAGGGAATGTTGTAAGTGAGAAAGAGATCGACAGTCGGTTGATTCAGAAAAATGATGTGATCAAAGTCATACCTGGTGGGAAAGTTGCTTCCGATGGCTTTGTTATTTGGGGCCAGAGCCATGTGAATGAAAGCATGATCACCGGAGAATCACGGCCCGTGGCAAAGAGGAAGGGCGACACTGTGATTGGAGGGACGGTGAACGAGAATGGCGTGCTCCATGTCAGGGCGACATTTGTTGGATCAGAGAGCGCCCTGGCACAGATTGTAAGGCTAGTAGAGTCAGCCCAAATGGCAAAAGCTCCTGTGCAGAAGTTTGCTGATCAGATATCTAAAGTCTTTGTCCCCCTG GTCatccttctttcttttcttacTTGGCTTACATGGTTCTTAGCTGGGAGGTTTCATGGCTACCCTAGCTCGTGGATACCATCTTCCATGGATAGCTTTCAGCTAGCTCTTCAGTTCGGGATATCGGTTATGGTGATCGCCTGCCCTTGCGCACTGGGACTTGCAACTCCAACTGCTGTGATGGTTGCGACTGGAGTCGGTGCCTCGCAAGGTGTTCTGATCAAGGGCGGGCAAGCTCTGGAGAGTGCGCAGAAG GTGGACTGCATTGTTTTCGACAAGACAGGAACACTGACCATTGGGAAGCCTATTGTCGTCAATACCAGGCTCTTTAAAAACATGGTCCTACGTGAATTCTATGACTATGTTGCAGCAGCAGAG GTCAACAGTGAGCATCCGCTGGCGAAAGCGATAGTGGAGCACGCCAAGAACTTTCACTCGGAAGAAACCCATATCTGGCCGGAAGCAAGGGATTTCATTTCAGTCACCGGACACGGTGTCAAGGCAAAGATCAGTGACAAGAGCGTCATTGTGGGCAACAAGAGCTTTATGCTGTCATTAGACATTGATGTCCCTGTGGAAGCTTCAGAAATCCTCATGGAAGAGGAAGAGAAGGCACACACAGGGATCATCGTGGCCATGGATCAAGAAATTGTCGGCATAATCTCTGTGTCTGATCCGATAAAACCGAACGCTCATGAAGTGATATCATACCTCAAGTCAATGAAGGTGGAGTGCATAATGGTGACCGGGGACAACTGGGGAACCGCCAAGGCCATCGGCAAAGAGGTTggcatcgaaaacatcatagccGAAGCAAAGCCAGAGCAGAAGGCTGAGAAGGTGAAGGAGCTTCAG CTGTCTGGAAAAACCGTGGCAATGGTTGGCGATGGGATCAACGACTCCCCGGCGCTGGTGGCGGCCAACGTCGGGATGGCCATCGGCGCGGGCACCGACGTGGCCATCGAGGCGGCGGACATCGTGCTCATGAAGAGCAACCTGGAGGACGTGATCACGGCCATCGACCTGTCCAGGAAGGCCTTCTTCCGCATACGGATGAACTACGTCTGGGCCCTCGGCTACAACATCATCGGCATACCGATCGCCGCGGGGGTGCTGTTCCCGTCCACCCGGTTCCGGCTGCCGCCGTGGGTCGCCGGCGCCGCCATGGCCGCGTCCTCCGTCAGCGTCGTCTGCTGGTCCCTGCTGCTGAGGTACTACAAGAGGCCGTTGATCACACAGAAGCGGCAGACATAG
- the LOC109763539 gene encoding copper-transporting ATPase HMA5 isoform X4, which yields MAAATRSLFLTCFHSSGSDESGHLTLRPRYPSMPRQPRAAAVAGEGGEGGGAAAVAGDLEAAAGAAEEEEEKVAVFAVTGMTCAACAGSVEKAVKRLPGVHDAAVDVLGCRAQVAFYPAFVSEEKIRETIEDVGFGAKLIDEELKEKSILVCRLHIKGMTCTSCANTVESALQAVPGVQRASVALAIEEAEIRYNRRVVAAIQLVNAVEESGFEAILVTAGEDRSRIDLKVDGILNERSVMIVKSSVQALPGVEDIKIDTELQKITISYKPDQTGPRDLIEVIESAGSGHIAVSIYPEADGREQHRNGEITQYRQSFLWSLLFTIPVFLTSMVFMYIPGLKEGLDKKVVNMMSIGELLRWILSTPVQFVIGRKFYTGAYKAMCHGSPNMDVLIALGTNTAYFYSVYSVLRAATSENYMSTDFFETSSMLISFILLGKYLEILAKGKTSEAIAKLMDLAPETATVLMYDKEGNVVSEKEIDSRLIQKNDVIKVIPGGKVASDGFVIWGQSHVNESMITGESRPVAKRKGDTVIGGTVNENGVLHVRATFVGSESALAQIVRLVESAQMAKAPVQKFADQISKVFVPLVILLSFLTWLTWFLAGRFHGYPSSWIPSSMDSFQLALQFGISVMVIACPCALGLATPTAVMVATGVGASQGVLIKGGQALESAQKVDCIVFDKTGTLTIGKPIVVNTRLFKNMVLREFYDYVAAAEVNSEHPLAKAIVEHAKNFHSEETHIWPEARDFISVTGHGVKAKISDKSVIVGNKSFMLSLDIDVPVEASEILMEEEEKAHTGIIVAMDQEIVGIISVSDPIKPNAHEVISYLKSMKVECIMVTGDNWGTAKAIGKEVGIENIIAEAKPEQKAEKVKELQLSGKTVAMVGDGINDSPALVAANVGMAIGAGTDVAIEAADIVLMKSNLEDVITAIDLSRKAFFRIRMNYVWALGYNIIGIPIAAGVLFPSTRFRLPPWVAGAAMAASSVSVVCWSLLLRYYKRPLITQKRQT from the exons ATGGCGGCGGCCACTCGGTCCCTCTTCCTCACATGCTTCCACAGCAGCGGCTCCGATGAGAGCGGCCACCTCACGCTGCGGCCGCGGTACCCGTCCATGCCGCGGCAACCGAGGGCCGCCGCGGTCGCCGGCGAGGGCG gagaaggtGGTGGT GCGGccgcggtcgccggcgatctggaggccgcggcgggggcggccgaggaggaggaggagaaggtggCGGTGTTCGCGGTGACCGGCATGACGTGCGCCGCGTGCGCGGGGTCGGTGGAGAAGGCCGTCAAGCGGCTCCCCGGCGTCCACGACGCCGCAGTCGACGTCCTCGGCTGCCGCGCGCAGGTCGCCTTCTACCCGGCATTCGTCTCG GAGGAAAAAATTAGGGAAACAATTGAAGATGTTGGTTTCGGAGCTAAACTGATCGACGAGGAGCTTAAGGAAAAGAGCATTCTAGTATGCAGGCTGCACATAAAAGGAATGACCTGCACGTCTTGTGCAAATACAGTTGAATCCGCCTTGCAAGCTGTTCCAGGGGTTCAGAGAGCTTCCGTTGCACTGGCTATTGAAGAGGCGGAAATCCGTTATAATCGGAGGGTTGTTGCTGCTATCCAACTAGTCAATGCAGTTGAAGAATCTGGCTTTGAAGCAATACTGGTCACCGCAGGAGAAGATCGGAGCAGGATAGACCTCAAAGTTGATGGCATTCTCAATGAGAGATCAGTAATGATAGTGAAAAGTTCTGTCCAAGCTCTTCCTGGTGTGGAAGACATAAAAATTGATACCGAGCTCCAAAAGATAACCATCTCTTACAAGCCTGACCAAACAGGTCCACGAGACCTCATCGAAGTCATTGAGTCAGCTGGATCTGGTCATATTGCTGTATCAATATATCCGGAAGCCGATGGAAGAGAGCAGCATAGAAATGGGGAGATAACGCAGTACAGGCAGTCCTTTTTGTGGAGCTTGCTTTTCACAATTCCAGTGTTCCTAACCTCCATGGTGTTCATGTACATCCCAGGGCTGAAGGAGGGGCTGGACAAAAAGGTTGTCAACATGATGAGCATTGGTGAACTATTGCGGTGGATTTTGTCAACACCTGTCCAGTTTGTAATTGGCCGCAAATTTTACACTGGTGCTTACAAGGCAATGTGTCATGGCTCACCGAACATGGATGTGCTCATTGCTCTGGGGACCAACACAGCGTACTTCTACTCAGTTTACTCGGTTCTCCGAGCTGCCACTTCTGAGAATTATATGTCAACTGATTTTTTTGAGACAAGTTCCATGCTCATATCATTTATCCTTCTTGGAAAATACCTCGAGATCTTGGCAAAAGGAAAGACCTCTGAGGCTATTGCCAAGCTGATGGATCTTGCACCAGAAACTGCAACTGTGCTGATGTACGACAAGGAAGGGAATGTTGTAAGTGAGAAAGAGATCGACAGTCGGTTGATTCAGAAAAATGATGTGATCAAAGTCATACCTGGTGGGAAAGTTGCTTCCGATGGCTTTGTTATTTGGGGCCAGAGCCATGTGAATGAAAGCATGATCACCGGAGAATCACGGCCCGTGGCAAAGAGGAAGGGCGACACTGTGATTGGAGGGACGGTGAACGAGAATGGCGTGCTCCATGTCAGGGCGACATTTGTTGGATCAGAGAGCGCCCTGGCACAGATTGTAAGGCTAGTAGAGTCAGCCCAAATGGCAAAAGCTCCTGTGCAGAAGTTTGCTGATCAGATATCTAAAGTCTTTGTCCCCCTG GTCatccttctttcttttcttacTTGGCTTACATGGTTCTTAGCTGGGAGGTTTCATGGCTACCCTAGCTCGTGGATACCATCTTCCATGGATAGCTTTCAGCTAGCTCTTCAGTTCGGGATATCGGTTATGGTGATCGCCTGCCCTTGCGCACTGGGACTTGCAACTCCAACTGCTGTGATGGTTGCGACTGGAGTCGGTGCCTCGCAAGGTGTTCTGATCAAGGGCGGGCAAGCTCTGGAGAGTGCGCAGAAG GTGGACTGCATTGTTTTCGACAAGACAGGAACACTGACCATTGGGAAGCCTATTGTCGTCAATACCAGGCTCTTTAAAAACATGGTCCTACGTGAATTCTATGACTATGTTGCAGCAGCAGAG GTCAACAGTGAGCATCCGCTGGCGAAAGCGATAGTGGAGCACGCCAAGAACTTTCACTCGGAAGAAACCCATATCTGGCCGGAAGCAAGGGATTTCATTTCAGTCACCGGACACGGTGTCAAGGCAAAGATCAGTGACAAGAGCGTCATTGTGGGCAACAAGAGCTTTATGCTGTCATTAGACATTGATGTCCCTGTGGAAGCTTCAGAAATCCTCATGGAAGAGGAAGAGAAGGCACACACAGGGATCATCGTGGCCATGGATCAAGAAATTGTCGGCATAATCTCTGTGTCTGATCCGATAAAACCGAACGCTCATGAAGTGATATCATACCTCAAGTCAATGAAGGTGGAGTGCATAATGGTGACCGGGGACAACTGGGGAACCGCCAAGGCCATCGGCAAAGAGGTTggcatcgaaaacatcatagccGAAGCAAAGCCAGAGCAGAAGGCTGAGAAGGTGAAGGAGCTTCAG CTGTCTGGAAAAACCGTGGCAATGGTTGGCGATGGGATCAACGACTCCCCGGCGCTGGTGGCGGCCAACGTCGGGATGGCCATCGGCGCGGGCACCGACGTGGCCATCGAGGCGGCGGACATCGTGCTCATGAAGAGCAACCTGGAGGACGTGATCACGGCCATCGACCTGTCCAGGAAGGCCTTCTTCCGCATACGGATGAACTACGTCTGGGCCCTCGGCTACAACATCATCGGCATACCGATCGCCGCGGGGGTGCTGTTCCCGTCCACCCGGTTCCGGCTGCCGCCGTGGGTCGCCGGCGCCGCCATGGCCGCGTCCTCCGTCAGCGTCGTCTGCTGGTCCCTGCTGCTGAGGTACTACAAGAGGCCGTTGATCACACAGAAGCGGCAGACATAG